A stretch of the Bdellovibrio sp. 22V genome encodes the following:
- a CDS encoding outer membrane beta-barrel protein, producing the protein MKTTALFNQLGLLTFVLGLSLAIPFQAHAQSDHKSYLISQVDPDEAYDPFTDYSEFDEESDEEADINFFRNGRFFTIGLAGGYRGFTGNFADAYEAAPTFGIFLSYFFDLSLAMSLGFQTGDHAVNFTVNNQSKTYTGNVSITSVNFDLKYYMNTQNVTRGLADLNPYIIGGLAQFYRTYTIAGLDGFSRDSTMGFDIGAGLEIPLMRKKAYLGLQGTYNFVNFADENKSYVDGTEKLDKNLTGDFYNFIFILGMNF; encoded by the coding sequence GTGAAAACCACAGCGCTATTCAATCAACTTGGCCTACTTACTTTTGTGCTTGGTCTTAGCCTCGCTATTCCGTTTCAGGCTCATGCTCAATCAGATCACAAATCTTATCTTATCTCTCAGGTTGATCCCGACGAAGCTTACGATCCGTTCACTGACTATTCTGAGTTCGATGAAGAATCCGACGAAGAAGCGGATATCAACTTTTTCCGTAACGGCCGTTTCTTCACGATTGGTCTTGCGGGCGGTTACCGTGGCTTCACAGGAAACTTTGCGGATGCTTATGAGGCCGCACCGACTTTCGGTATTTTCCTCAGCTACTTCTTTGATTTGAGCCTGGCGATGAGTTTGGGTTTCCAAACAGGCGACCACGCCGTGAACTTTACCGTGAATAATCAGTCAAAGACCTATACTGGTAACGTCTCCATCACGTCGGTAAATTTCGACTTAAAGTATTACATGAACACACAAAACGTCACCCGCGGCCTTGCGGACTTAAACCCGTACATCATCGGGGGCTTGGCGCAGTTCTACCGCACTTACACGATCGCCGGCCTTGACGGTTTTAGCCGTGACTCGACGATGGGCTTTGATATCGGTGCCGGTCTTGAGATTCCTTTGATGCGTAAGAAAGCTTATTTGGGTCTTCAAGGAACTTACAACTTTGTGAACTTCGCTGACGAAAACAAATCCTACGTCGACGGCACCGAAAAGCTCGATAAAAATCTCACGGGCGACTTCTACAATTTCATCTTTATTTTAGGAATGAACTTCTAG
- a CDS encoding glutathione peroxidase, translating into MRFIFLLSLLFAPLAQAETAKNFFELSATTLQGKKVNFSTYRGKVVLVVNTASQCGFAPQLSELEDLYKKYASRGFIVLAFPSNDFKQEKGDAAEVQSFAEKKYGVTFPFFEKAPVKGDDKQPVYQFLTEQKPGILFKDVSWNFEKFLINRRGEVIDRWSSITKPSSNSITKTIERALEEPL; encoded by the coding sequence ATGCGTTTTATTTTCCTTCTATCCCTCTTATTCGCCCCGCTGGCGCAGGCGGAGACGGCGAAAAACTTCTTCGAACTTTCAGCCACGACTCTGCAGGGAAAAAAGGTCAATTTCTCGACTTATCGAGGGAAAGTTGTCCTTGTCGTGAACACCGCCTCACAATGCGGCTTTGCTCCGCAACTTTCCGAACTTGAGGACTTGTACAAAAAATACGCAAGTCGTGGCTTCATTGTCTTGGCGTTCCCCTCCAATGACTTCAAGCAGGAAAAAGGCGACGCCGCCGAAGTGCAATCCTTCGCCGAAAAAAAGTATGGCGTCACTTTCCCCTTCTTTGAAAAAGCTCCGGTGAAGGGCGACGACAAACAACCCGTTTATCAGTTTTTAACGGAACAAAAACCCGGCATTCTTTTTAAAGATGTGAGCTGGAACTTTGAAAAGTTCCTCATCAACCGTCGTGGGGAAGTTATTGACCGCTGGAGTTCCATTACAAAGCCATCGTCTAATAGCATCACAAAAACTATCGAAAGAGCGCTCGAGGAACCTCTCTAG
- the purB gene encoding adenylosuccinate lyase — translation MIERYTRPEMGLLWHSDQRFGKMMEVEIAVAEVQAQMGIIPKTAAKAIRQKARFNVKRISEIEKETKHDVIAFVSNLAENVGPQGKFIHYGLTSSDVLDTAFSLQVREAGIVLMKSIDALEKSLQGLVNKHAETLCAGRTHGMFAEPTTFGFKMAGFLAETERNKKRVKAALDNMMICKLSGAVGTYSSQSVKVETAVAKKLKLKPETIATQVIPRDRHAEMLLALAMLGTGLERLAVELRHLQRSDVAEVTEGFTKGQKGSSAMPHKKNPISAENITGLSRLLRGYALAGLENVALWHERDISHSSVERVVFPDAFIVADYALNRMSILLDGLDVNKKRMLENIDSSQGQIFSSHVLLALVQKGMIREEAYALVQRLCHSLGYGEHLKDKLLVDDTVRELLKPKEIDEIFTGKKHKKAIKDVIKRV, via the coding sequence GTGATCGAAAGATACACTCGACCTGAGATGGGCCTTTTGTGGCACTCAGATCAACGATTCGGAAAAATGATGGAAGTAGAAATCGCGGTGGCGGAAGTTCAAGCGCAGATGGGGATCATTCCCAAAACGGCGGCGAAAGCGATCAGACAAAAAGCGCGCTTCAACGTCAAGCGTATTTCGGAAATTGAAAAAGAAACCAAACATGATGTTATTGCGTTTGTGAGCAATCTTGCGGAAAATGTCGGTCCTCAAGGAAAGTTCATTCATTATGGTCTGACTTCTTCAGATGTCTTGGATACGGCGTTCAGCTTGCAAGTCCGCGAAGCAGGCATTGTTCTGATGAAATCCATCGACGCTCTTGAAAAATCTTTGCAAGGTCTGGTGAATAAACATGCGGAGACGCTTTGTGCGGGACGCACGCATGGAATGTTTGCCGAGCCGACGACGTTCGGTTTTAAAATGGCGGGCTTCCTGGCCGAAACAGAACGCAATAAAAAACGCGTTAAAGCCGCGCTCGACAATATGATGATCTGCAAGTTGAGCGGAGCGGTGGGAACTTATTCTTCTCAATCCGTGAAAGTAGAAACGGCTGTTGCGAAAAAATTAAAGCTCAAGCCAGAGACGATCGCAACGCAGGTGATTCCGCGCGATCGTCACGCCGAAATGCTTTTGGCGTTGGCAATGTTGGGAACGGGACTTGAGCGCCTGGCGGTTGAGCTGCGTCACCTTCAGCGCAGCGATGTGGCTGAGGTCACGGAAGGTTTCACCAAAGGGCAAAAAGGTTCTTCCGCGATGCCACACAAAAAGAATCCGATCAGTGCGGAGAATATCACGGGCCTTTCCCGTTTGTTACGCGGTTACGCTCTCGCCGGGCTTGAAAACGTGGCGCTGTGGCACGAACGCGATATCAGTCACTCCTCTGTCGAGCGTGTGGTATTCCCGGATGCTTTCATCGTGGCTGACTACGCATTAAACCGTATGAGCATCTTGCTTGATGGTCTGGACGTAAATAAAAAACGCATGCTGGAAAATATCGACAGTTCACAAGGACAGATTTTCAGCTCGCACGTTCTTTTGGCGTTGGTGCAAAAAGGCATGATCCGCGAAGAGGCCTACGCACTTGTTCAACGTCTTTGTCACTCTTTGGGTTATGGCGAACATTTGAAAGACAAGCTGCTTGTTGACGACACTGTTCGTGAGCTTTTAAAGCCCAAAGAGATCGACGAGATCTTCACAGGTAAAAAACATAAAAAAGCAATCAAAGACGTGATTAAGAGAGTTTAG
- a CDS encoding LD-carboxypeptidase: protein MAQWKFFKENDIIDVVAPGYPSQPHEVEGAREFLKKWNLQARIPKGLIKPHFLHAHEDEQRFAFLKAAIESKDSRVIWCLRGGYGSNRLLPMLAKLKKPKEPKLLIGISDISSLHTFFIQEWGWSTLHGPLLDRLGRNLVSPKHEKELHDILFGRTNEIEFKKLKPLNEAARKVRNLKSKVVGGNLTVLQSTLGTPWQLETKKSLLFVEDLGERGYRIDRMFEQFRQAGLFKQCHGLILGDFLGGEEPATGKNNFKLVFKRWAQDLDIPLFQGLEAGHAMVQRPVPFNTPCVLNAENGKARLVIKTGGGK from the coding sequence ATGGCGCAATGGAAGTTTTTTAAAGAGAATGACATTATCGACGTGGTGGCGCCAGGGTACCCGTCGCAGCCTCACGAAGTTGAGGGTGCGCGCGAGTTTCTGAAAAAATGGAACTTGCAAGCGCGTATTCCAAAGGGACTTATCAAGCCGCATTTTTTGCATGCGCACGAGGACGAACAGCGTTTTGCTTTTTTGAAGGCGGCGATTGAATCCAAGGATTCTCGTGTGATTTGGTGTTTGCGCGGCGGTTACGGCAGCAATCGTCTGCTTCCTATGCTCGCAAAACTTAAAAAACCCAAAGAGCCCAAGTTGTTGATTGGAATCAGCGATATCAGCTCTTTGCACACTTTTTTCATTCAGGAGTGGGGTTGGTCGACGTTGCACGGTCCGTTATTGGATCGTCTGGGAAGAAATCTTGTTTCTCCGAAACATGAAAAAGAACTGCATGACATTCTTTTCGGAAGAACGAATGAAATTGAGTTTAAAAAGTTAAAGCCGCTTAACGAGGCGGCACGTAAAGTGCGCAATCTGAAATCAAAAGTTGTCGGTGGGAATCTCACGGTTTTGCAAAGCACTCTGGGAACACCTTGGCAGCTTGAGACGAAAAAATCTCTTTTGTTTGTGGAAGATTTAGGCGAACGCGGTTATCGCATTGATAGAATGTTTGAACAATTCCGTCAGGCGGGACTTTTCAAACAATGTCATGGTCTTATTCTTGGCGATTTCCTTGGCGGGGAAGAGCCTGCGACAGGAAAGAATAATTTTAAACTGGTATTTAAACGTTGGGCGCAAGATCTCGACATTCCGCTGTTCCAAGGTTTGGAGGCAGGGCATGCGATGGTGCAAAGGCCTGTTCCATTCAACACGCCTTGTGTTTTGAATGCGGAAAACGGCAAAGCTCGTCTCGTCATCAAGACGGGTGGAGGTAAGTAA
- a CDS encoding serine hydrolase, giving the protein MKFSVLEKNLMKQLEERIRDTTPGVMVRAYQGGRIICDVAVGNTYAYYDLASLTKVIFTTQAMMYAYELGKWNFETKVADLLSWFPHKETKVTELLTHSSGLAWWLPLYQEINMQLPTEKRREQLRDILKSLKIEKQETAVYSDVGFLVLGFVLEKIFDKPLLDVWEDTKNKFYLGTTLEFHPDNQFTTRAQLFAPTEECPVRKKLIQGEVHDLNCWSLGGVSTHAGLFGSIDDIGWFSLHLRSQLMGIARYSIRQKTAQLFAKRALPEGKGDWAMGYMMPTPGSASCGSYFSLDSIGHTGFTGTSIWYDPKMDMSVLILSNRVLYGSDNKAFGKLRPDIHNWIVENYRRSGV; this is encoded by the coding sequence ATGAAGTTTTCAGTCTTAGAGAAAAATTTAATGAAGCAACTGGAAGAACGTATTCGCGATACGACTCCCGGAGTGATGGTGCGGGCTTATCAAGGCGGGCGTATTATTTGTGACGTCGCTGTGGGGAATACTTACGCGTACTATGACCTTGCAAGCTTGACGAAAGTGATCTTCACAACACAAGCGATGATGTATGCTTATGAGTTGGGAAAATGGAATTTCGAGACGAAGGTGGCGGATCTTCTTTCTTGGTTCCCGCACAAAGAAACGAAAGTCACTGAGCTTCTTACGCACAGCTCAGGCCTTGCTTGGTGGCTGCCGCTTTATCAAGAGATTAATATGCAGTTGCCGACAGAAAAACGCCGTGAACAGCTGCGTGATATTTTAAAAAGTCTTAAGATCGAAAAACAAGAAACAGCTGTCTACTCTGATGTTGGCTTTCTGGTTTTGGGTTTTGTTCTGGAAAAGATTTTCGACAAACCTCTTTTGGATGTTTGGGAAGATACAAAGAACAAGTTCTATCTTGGAACAACTTTGGAGTTCCATCCCGATAATCAATTCACGACAAGAGCGCAGTTGTTTGCTCCGACCGAAGAATGTCCCGTGCGTAAAAAGCTGATCCAAGGCGAAGTTCATGATTTGAACTGCTGGTCTTTGGGTGGGGTTTCCACTCACGCCGGACTCTTTGGCAGTATCGACGATATCGGTTGGTTCTCGTTGCATTTGCGTTCGCAATTGATGGGTATTGCTCGTTATTCTATTCGACAAAAGACGGCTCAGCTATTCGCGAAACGCGCGCTTCCCGAGGGAAAAGGCGATTGGGCGATGGGCTATATGATGCCGACTCCGGGTTCGGCGAGTTGCGGAAGTTACTTCTCTTTGGATTCTATTGGTCATACAGGATTTACCGGAACGTCGATTTGGTACGATCCAAAGATGGATATGAGTGTCTTGATCCTTTCAAACAGAGTACTCTATGGATCAGACAACAAAGCCTTTGGAAAATTACGTCCTGACATACATAATTGGATTGTCGAAAATTATCGCCGTAGCGGAGTTTAG
- the mpl gene encoding UDP-N-acetylmuramate:L-alanyl-gamma-D-glutamyl-meso-diaminopimelate ligase, translating to MNLKAGSHIHLMGICGTAMASLAGLLKDRGYKITGSDLNPYPPMSTQLESLGIAIMKGYKAENLHPQPDFVIVGNVISANNEEAQELMKLGIPYTSLPKAMGEFIIGSRESVVISGTHGKTTTTSMMSWVAENAGVKPGFLIGGIPKNFSQSFKNPEGNFFVIEGDEYDTAFFDKVPKFVHYRPKHVILTSVEFDHADIYKDLQAVKDSFARLMKLIPEEGTLLACAEDANVMELRALAKCKNSFTYGFNKDADFKAKVLFQNEKGVGFEVHHRGEILGPYSMQITGDYNILNATAVVAMSKVLGFSENRIQIAMESFEGVKRRQEILGEPNGILVIEDFAHHPTAVRETVKGIQKKYPGRKVFSVFEPRSATSRRKVFQKDYVEAFKGSHEVLLAKAFDQSKIDEENRFSSHELVADLHTSGVKAEDFDSADQIVSALKSRAKRGDVILIMSNGGFDGIYGKLMSALS from the coding sequence ATGAATTTAAAAGCAGGAAGCCACATTCATTTGATGGGTATTTGTGGAACGGCGATGGCCTCTCTTGCGGGACTTTTAAAAGACCGCGGGTATAAAATCACGGGCAGTGATTTGAACCCTTATCCTCCGATGTCAACGCAGCTTGAAAGCCTAGGTATTGCTATCATGAAAGGATACAAGGCAGAGAATCTGCATCCACAGCCGGACTTTGTTATCGTGGGAAATGTGATCTCTGCAAATAATGAAGAAGCGCAAGAGCTGATGAAGCTGGGCATTCCTTACACATCTTTGCCAAAAGCAATGGGTGAATTCATTATCGGCTCGCGGGAAAGCGTTGTGATTTCAGGAACGCACGGAAAAACAACGACGACGTCCATGATGTCATGGGTGGCGGAAAATGCGGGCGTGAAACCAGGCTTTCTTATCGGTGGAATCCCCAAAAACTTCTCGCAATCTTTCAAAAATCCAGAGGGAAATTTCTTTGTTATCGAAGGGGATGAGTACGACACGGCTTTCTTCGACAAAGTTCCCAAGTTTGTTCACTACCGACCAAAACATGTGATCTTGACGTCGGTTGAATTCGATCACGCCGACATCTATAAAGATTTGCAGGCGGTGAAAGATTCTTTCGCGCGTTTGATGAAGTTGATTCCGGAGGAAGGAACCTTGCTTGCGTGCGCGGAAGACGCGAACGTGATGGAACTTCGTGCTCTGGCAAAATGCAAAAATTCTTTCACGTATGGTTTTAATAAGGACGCGGACTTCAAGGCGAAAGTGCTTTTCCAGAATGAAAAAGGTGTGGGTTTTGAAGTTCATCATCGCGGTGAGATCTTGGGTCCTTACTCCATGCAGATCACAGGCGATTACAACATTCTCAATGCAACGGCTGTTGTGGCGATGTCGAAAGTTTTAGGTTTCTCTGAAAATCGTATTCAAATCGCGATGGAGTCTTTTGAAGGAGTGAAACGCCGTCAGGAAATCCTCGGCGAGCCTAACGGCATTCTGGTGATCGAGGATTTCGCGCATCATCCAACAGCAGTGCGTGAAACAGTGAAGGGCATTCAAAAGAAATATCCCGGCCGCAAAGTGTTCTCGGTGTTTGAGCCAAGAAGTGCGACCTCTCGTCGTAAGGTTTTCCAAAAAGACTATGTGGAGGCGTTTAAAGGATCTCACGAAGTTCTTTTGGCGAAGGCTTTTGACCAATCGAAAATTGACGAAGAAAATCGTTTTTCTTCTCACGAGTTAGTCGCCGATTTGCACACATCCGGTGTCAAGGCGGAAGATTTTGACTCTGCAGATCAGATCGTTTCTGCGCTTAAATCGCGTGCAAAAAGAGGCGATGTCATTCTGATTATGAGCAATGGCGGCTTCGATGGCATCTATGGCAAACTGATGAGCGCTTTATCTTAA
- the mutS gene encoding DNA mismatch repair protein MutS, whose protein sequence is MKQFWDIKSVHQDKILLFRMGDFFEMFFDDAVKAAPVLGIALTQRNKKSQDETPMCGVPHHSIAGPINKLLAAGFKVAICDQLEDPKMAKGIVKRGVTRVLTPGMVYDSDTLDGTKPHYLVSLDTDSVSFLDTTTGEAFYLKSKKTSDLLRLIQILPVAEIVISKDDEALLQGFEGVLISHHEEVADALHPLLKNTAPLSAARLVSYVKNLSGEESLATLSPFVERDLEHRLEISGTTLRHLEIFSTYKGEGLGSLFHAINRTQTSAGSRLIRQWLSFPLRDSKAIEARLNSVEFWRSHVVELKRVRQILGQMGDIERRLGKISQPQCNGRDLLALAGSVHAGISALEVLVHATGGSANFESLRGLAYKIERTLVEDPPLATKQGYLIRQGVSAELDELIELSTHSQTLVARMEAEEKEKTGISSLKIRYNNVFGYYIEITNTHKDKAPAHYQRKQTLTNAERYCTDELVELERKVLSANTKRADLEFEFFEALRKEILAQCPALLALAHECSEVDVVAGLAWLSLEEKYVRPQFTQDGSLKLKASRHPVVEQTVKKNFVANDIELRPHSCLLLTGPNMAGKSTLMRQVALMAILAQMGSFVPADEAQLPIFDAIFTRIGASDQLSEGLSTFMVEMTETSAMLKNATKDSLVILDEVGRGTSTFDGMCLAQSILEHLLSEVKALTFFATHYHELTSLDQSFGQIVNAHMTVAERNGEIRFLHTLVKGPALKSYGVQVAELAGLPASVTKRAKSLLRDIESRRVQASSQLSLLDSLGSDVAVVEAPSEVLVKEVPEDIKSLMAEVEKYPLMQMSPLDAMNQIAKWKEIVARSAQEV, encoded by the coding sequence ATGAAACAGTTCTGGGACATTAAGTCCGTTCATCAAGATAAAATCCTCCTTTTCCGTATGGGGGATTTCTTTGAAATGTTCTTTGACGATGCGGTGAAAGCGGCTCCGGTTTTGGGGATCGCTCTCACGCAAAGAAATAAAAAATCACAAGATGAAACGCCGATGTGTGGTGTGCCTCACCATTCAATCGCAGGTCCTATCAATAAACTTCTTGCTGCCGGTTTTAAGGTCGCGATTTGTGATCAGCTTGAGGATCCCAAGATGGCGAAAGGGATCGTTAAAAGAGGCGTGACGCGCGTTCTGACTCCCGGAATGGTTTATGACTCCGACACATTGGACGGCACGAAGCCGCACTATCTAGTGAGTTTGGATACGGACTCCGTCAGCTTTCTTGATACGACAACCGGCGAAGCCTTTTATCTGAAATCAAAAAAGACATCGGATCTTTTGCGTTTGATCCAAATCCTGCCTGTCGCAGAGATTGTGATCTCGAAAGACGACGAGGCTTTGCTGCAAGGTTTTGAAGGCGTTTTGATCAGCCATCACGAAGAAGTGGCCGATGCTCTTCATCCGCTTCTAAAAAACACGGCGCCTCTTTCCGCGGCAAGACTTGTGTCGTACGTAAAAAATCTTTCTGGTGAAGAATCTCTTGCGACCTTGTCTCCATTTGTCGAAAGAGACCTTGAGCATCGTCTTGAGATTTCTGGAACGACACTTCGTCACTTGGAAATCTTTTCTACTTATAAAGGCGAAGGCTTAGGCAGTCTTTTCCATGCGATCAATCGCACGCAGACCTCGGCGGGCAGCCGTTTGATTCGTCAATGGCTGAGCTTTCCGTTGCGTGATTCTAAAGCGATCGAAGCGCGTTTAAACTCTGTTGAGTTCTGGCGCAGCCACGTTGTTGAATTGAAACGCGTGCGCCAAATCCTGGGCCAAATGGGCGACATCGAAAGACGTCTTGGAAAGATCTCGCAACCGCAATGCAACGGGCGCGACTTGTTGGCGTTGGCGGGCAGCGTTCATGCCGGAATCAGCGCACTGGAAGTTCTTGTACATGCAACTGGCGGCAGCGCCAATTTTGAATCTCTGCGCGGGTTGGCTTATAAAATCGAGCGCACTCTTGTTGAAGATCCGCCGTTGGCGACGAAACAGGGTTACTTGATTCGTCAGGGCGTTTCTGCTGAGCTCGATGAATTGATTGAACTTTCTACGCATTCACAGACTCTTGTCGCGCGTATGGAAGCGGAAGAGAAAGAAAAGACGGGCATCTCCAGTCTTAAGATCCGCTATAACAACGTTTTCGGATACTACATCGAAATCACGAATACGCATAAAGACAAAGCGCCGGCGCACTATCAAAGAAAACAAACTTTGACGAATGCGGAACGCTACTGCACGGACGAGTTGGTCGAGCTGGAAAGAAAAGTCTTAAGCGCCAACACGAAGCGTGCGGATCTGGAATTTGAATTTTTTGAAGCTCTTCGTAAAGAGATTCTCGCGCAATGTCCAGCGTTGTTGGCTTTGGCGCATGAGTGTTCTGAAGTCGACGTTGTTGCGGGACTCGCATGGCTTAGTCTTGAAGAAAAATACGTGCGCCCTCAATTCACTCAAGATGGCTCTTTGAAATTAAAAGCCAGCCGTCACCCGGTTGTTGAACAAACGGTGAAGAAAAACTTCGTGGCAAACGATATCGAACTTCGCCCGCATTCCTGTTTGCTTTTGACGGGCCCGAATATGGCCGGTAAGTCGACATTGATGCGACAAGTGGCTTTGATGGCGATCTTGGCGCAAATGGGATCCTTCGTGCCTGCGGATGAAGCGCAATTGCCGATTTTTGATGCGATCTTCACGCGTATTGGTGCAAGCGATCAGTTGTCAGAAGGTCTTTCTACTTTCATGGTGGAAATGACAGAGACCTCTGCGATGTTGAAAAACGCGACAAAAGACTCTTTGGTTATTCTTGATGAAGTAGGGCGCGGCACCAGCACCTTCGACGGAATGTGTTTGGCGCAATCCATTCTTGAACATCTTTTAAGCGAAGTGAAAGCGTTGACGTTCTTTGCGACACACTACCATGAGCTGACAAGCCTGGATCAAAGCTTCGGGCAAATCGTCAATGCCCACATGACCGTGGCAGAAAGAAACGGCGAGATTCGTTTCCTGCACACTTTGGTGAAAGGTCCTGCTCTTAAATCCTACGGGGTGCAAGTGGCGGAGCTTGCGGGCTTACCTGCTTCCGTCACAAAACGCGCGAAAAGTCTTTTACGTGATATTGAATCCCGTCGCGTTCAAGCAAGCAGTCAGCTATCTTTGTTGGATTCATTGGGATCTGACGTCGCAGTAGTGGAAGCTCCGTCTGAGGTCTTGGTTAAAGAAGTTCCTGAAGACATTAAGAGTTTGATGGCGGAAGTGGAGAAATATCCATTGATGCAAATGAGTCCACTCGATGCCATGAACCAAATCGCGAAATGGAAAGAGATCGTCGCTCGTTCCGCGCAGGAAGTGTAA
- a CDS encoding HD domain-containing protein yields the protein MAKKGFLSSEQWEQAKEVLTPPLMTPDGDVRQVFCFSSENFSAWLGMRLEESFKTSPEWKDCHPVILGSWARGELSPKSDIDLLFCGDEEKVKSFVHRMQEQGLKLRYRMPQNPQDWTENVEAFDILSLLKGRPWTPEAAQKLFEQQKAIWSKKKHYRRILLKAVKEERKKRAERFDSITNYLEPNIKFGPGGLRDLEQGLQIYELFAEKFTHPGHALNVLRYYRSYLLNIRQKLHLEGHGDILSNAVQFDIARWMGFKSNKDFMRDLQRGLSRVHFYSDWIVEVAEASDKELKQIEQLEFSKSDDLVSVLHKNPSVLVQKKVRENLDALLPDKAEKTSARRRGKALEQVLSVKAADEFLVSVFRSRLIDKLVPEVRRLVGYVQHDQYHRFTADSHIMQACREVKRIYQKPRELGPLQFIHKELSPEDWRILSWACLYHDLAKGLESGDHHSDLGEQIVERDFRKYGFAKGFTEEVKWMVKNHLELSQAAFRKNPKDPKVWNELREKGIEGARLLRLALFTAIDIRATNPEAWNEWKAKLLKELVLSLQSKKVQDYFDFQRWGARKKLKIAPELVEELGPVLLDSLAIKDLVDDLKKAESTETSLKPWVYKTRKGEIWIRFHEKRDRKGLLSDYVGQLYSLGLGIRHAAIHTIPKVGVYDWFQVTTSKSIPQIAKLLENSQLGTKPVPDVRFDSIQLVSADDKEWVISFKGPDQAGLLASAARSLSDAGVSVKSARVHTWGRQVDDIFFVKTLSGEPQELIASLKSKYKIGGT from the coding sequence ATGGCAAAAAAAGGTTTTCTTTCCTCGGAACAATGGGAACAAGCGAAAGAAGTCTTAACGCCGCCTCTGATGACACCTGACGGAGATGTTCGTCAGGTGTTTTGTTTTTCAAGCGAGAATTTCTCCGCATGGCTTGGAATGCGTTTAGAAGAGAGTTTTAAAACCTCCCCGGAATGGAAAGACTGTCATCCGGTAATTCTTGGCTCTTGGGCGCGTGGCGAGCTCTCGCCGAAATCCGACATTGATCTTTTGTTCTGCGGTGATGAAGAAAAAGTAAAAAGTTTCGTTCATCGTATGCAAGAGCAAGGTCTTAAGCTGCGCTATCGGATGCCGCAGAATCCGCAAGACTGGACCGAGAACGTCGAAGCTTTCGATATTTTATCTTTACTCAAAGGACGTCCGTGGACGCCCGAAGCGGCCCAGAAACTTTTTGAACAACAGAAAGCCATCTGGAGTAAAAAGAAACACTACCGCCGTATTTTACTCAAAGCCGTTAAGGAAGAACGAAAAAAACGCGCCGAGAGATTTGACTCCATCACAAATTATCTGGAGCCGAATATAAAATTCGGACCCGGTGGCTTACGGGATCTTGAGCAAGGTCTTCAGATTTATGAACTCTTTGCGGAAAAATTCACTCATCCTGGTCATGCGCTAAATGTTCTTCGTTATTACCGCAGTTACCTTTTGAATATTCGTCAGAAGCTGCATTTGGAAGGTCATGGAGATATTCTCTCCAATGCTGTGCAATTCGATATTGCGCGCTGGATGGGATTTAAATCGAACAAAGATTTTATGCGCGATCTTCAGCGCGGTCTTTCCCGCGTGCATTTTTACTCCGACTGGATTGTCGAAGTTGCTGAGGCTTCGGATAAAGAACTTAAGCAGATCGAACAGCTGGAATTTTCCAAGTCCGACGATCTTGTGTCTGTGTTACATAAAAATCCCAGCGTACTTGTGCAAAAGAAAGTCCGTGAAAATCTTGATGCGCTTCTTCCAGACAAGGCGGAAAAAACATCGGCGCGTCGGCGCGGAAAAGCTCTGGAGCAGGTTCTTTCGGTGAAAGCCGCCGATGAATTTCTGGTGAGCGTTTTTCGCTCGCGTTTGATCGACAAACTGGTTCCTGAAGTCCGTCGCTTGGTGGGTTACGTACAGCACGATCAATATCATCGCTTCACCGCTGATTCACACATCATGCAAGCGTGTCGCGAAGTAAAACGCATTTATCAAAAGCCTCGCGAGTTGGGGCCTCTGCAATTTATTCACAAAGAGCTCAGCCCTGAAGACTGGCGGATTCTGTCTTGGGCATGTTTGTATCACGATCTGGCAAAGGGTTTAGAATCCGGCGACCATCATTCTGATTTAGGTGAACAGATCGTCGAGCGGGATTTCCGCAAGTACGGTTTTGCCAAAGGATTTACGGAGGAAGTAAAGTGGATGGTGAAAAACCATCTCGAGCTTTCCCAAGCCGCTTTTAGAAAAAATCCTAAAGATCCGAAAGTGTGGAACGAGCTTCGCGAAAAAGGAATTGAAGGCGCGCGACTTTTGCGTCTGGCTCTTTTTACAGCGATTGATATTCGCGCGACAAATCCTGAGGCGTGGAACGAATGGAAAGCAAAGCTTCTTAAAGAATTAGTACTCAGCCTGCAGTCGAAGAAAGTGCAGGATTATTTTGACTTCCAAAGATGGGGAGCGCGCAAAAAATTAAAAATCGCTCCTGAACTTGTCGAAGAATTGGGACCTGTTTTGCTGGACAGTCTGGCGATCAAAGATCTTGTCGACGATCTAAAGAAAGCAGAATCCACCGAGACGTCGTTAAAGCCATGGGTTTATAAAACTCGTAAAGGTGAAATCTGGATTCGCTTCCACGAAAAAAGAGATCGCAAGGGTCTTCTGAGTGATTATGTGGGTCAGCTTTATTCTCTCGGCTTGGGAATTCGTCACGCCGCTATTCACACCATTCCGAAAGTAGGCGTGTACGATTGGTTTCAAGTGACAACGTCCAAGAGTATTCCCCAGATTGCCAAGCTCTTGGAAAATTCACAGCTAGGAACGAAACCAGTTCCTGATGTGCGCTTTGATAGTATTCAACTTGTCAGTGCTGACGATAAAGAATGGGTGATCAGCTTTAAAGGTCCCGATCAGGCGGGTCTTTTGGCTTCGGCCGCGAGATCATTAAGTGATGCCGGCGTCAGTGTTAAATCTGCGCGCGTGCATACGTGGGGCCGTCAGGTGGACGATATCTTTTTCGTGAAGACTTTGAGTGGAGAACCTCAAGAGCTGATTGCTTCGTTGAAGTCCAAGTACAAGATTGGCGGAACTTAA